The nucleotide window CGTTTGGCCAGAGCCTCTTTTATCTGCTCATCGGTGACTAAGCCGGCCTTTACCAAGTTGCTCGCCAGGATGTTGGTCGCCTTCTTATCCATCATGGGTTAAACTCCCTTTTTCTTCAAAGAATCCATCAAAGCCCTCTTCATCACGCTCACCGGTGGATCCAAGTGAGCCCATATCTCAAAGGCCGCGGCCCCTTGATATAATAGCATGCCTATGCCATCGATGCCGCTCGCTCCCTTGGATTTCGCCAGACTCAAAAGCTTTGGCTCCTTTGGCGAATAGGTCAGATCATAAACGAAGTTCTTCTCCGTTACGTGCTCAAAAAATTGGGGAACTTCATTGGTGAGCATCCCTAAGGGCGTGGCGTTCACAATCAATTCGCTCGCTTGGACTCTCTCTTTTAGATCATCGGAGAAATCAAAGCCGAAGGCCGGGCAATTGAAGCTCTTGGCTACCAGTTCTGCCAGCCTACCCGCTTTGTCTTTTGTTCTGTTTACAATGAATATCTCCTTAGCCCCGGCGATGGCCAGACTTATGGCGACCGATTTGGCGGCTCCTCCGGCCCCGATCACCAGGGCGCGTTTGCCGGAAGGATCCCTTCGGCCATCCTTCTTTAGGCTGACCAGAAAACCCCGACCATCGGTGTTGTGACCTATCAGTCTTCCTTCTTGAAAATGTATGGTATTGACCGCCCCCAGTATCTCCGCCTGAGGAGTCAGTTCATCCAAGAGCGGCTTTACTTTCTCCTTATACGGCATGGTCACATTGAGCCCGACCAAGTTCTCTATGGTCGTGGCCCATTTTATGAAGTCGTTAAAACCATCCTCCTCGACATGGAAGGGAAGATAAGACCAGTTGAGATCGAGTGCCTGAAAAGCGGCGTTATGCATGACAGGAGATAGGGTGTGAGCAACCGGATCGCCCACTATGCCCACCAGTTTGGTCCTGCCGTTGATCTTGACCATCTTAACTTGCCTCTTTCTGGAATCTCTGCAAAATGAATCCTTCAATCCGCCTAAGTATTTTAGTGTGAAAGAGCTCATGTCCGCTTAAGGGGACGACCAAAATGGTGTATAGACCCAGACGGTTCCCTCCATAAATATCGGTAAAAATCTGGTCTCCGATAACCGCCGTCTGGCAGGGAACGGTTCCAAGCGCCTTCATGCCACGCAAAAAGGCCGCCTTGGAA belongs to Actinomycetota bacterium and includes:
- a CDS encoding shikimate dehydrogenase — translated: MKDSFCRDSRKRQVKMVKINGRTKLVGIVGDPVAHTLSPVMHNAAFQALDLNWSYLPFHVEEDGFNDFIKWATTIENLVGLNVTMPYKEKVKPLLDELTPQAEILGAVNTIHFQEGRLIGHNTDGRGFLVSLKKDGRRDPSGKRALVIGAGGAAKSVAISLAIAGAKEIFIVNRTKDKAGRLAELVAKSFNCPAFGFDFSDDLKERVQASELIVNATPLGMLTNEVPQFFEHVTEKNFVYDLTYSPKEPKLLSLAKSKGASGIDGIGMLLYQGAAAFEIWAHLDPPVSVMKRALMDSLKKKGV